The following coding sequences are from one Biomphalaria glabrata chromosome 8, xgBioGlab47.1, whole genome shotgun sequence window:
- the LOC106073955 gene encoding uncharacterized protein LOC106073955: MGSYLSTRCEETFQTKDSIDLCFPQDNCGLNVCQEGQIDLADITSLVDENQDTDPHNFTNDQSKVQSDDVESLLIGDHETQESEGGEADLHRHGGDCKKNPGHSQFIPVDTFTLKHLPKGYQDKDLYEYIKIIADETVRVDVKMTSPYRPKIYPKTTQPYPFYNMSERRSLRTGSGRVWYVNKFQDGVIQDKVEQVSLIGGTDYTKCWCRKCEDSDSPNNVWWEFVVTTANHVVFDDIEANHTTLRLFYDKDESPVVIVDKVSVVLVDIDYDWCLLKCVTCDRNVGTKLMEMDTNLNYVMNKVWNKYWDYRPKHKFTFIVSHPHGCFKQVSVGQWKDRQQVSERRCKLTYTTCTCPGSSGAHVQCLGYVNWTQSVLVHSGSSKSGFNYSGVG; encoded by the exons GATAGCATAGACCTTTGTTTTCCTCAAGACAACTGTGGACTTAATG TTTGTCAAGAAGGTCAGATTGACCTAGCAGATATTACCAGTCTTGTGGATGAGAATCAAGATACAG ATCCTCATAATTTCACCAATGATCAGTCCAAAGTCCAGTCAGATGATGTTGAAAGTTTACTAATTG GTGATCATGAAACTCAGGAGTCAGAAGGTGGAGAAGCTGATCTACACAGACATGGAGGTGACTGTAAGAAGAATCCAGGTCATAGCCAGTTTATACCTGTTGATACATTCACCTTGAAACATTTACCTAAAGGTTATCAAGACAAAGATTTGTATGAATACATCAAAATTATAGCTGACGAGACAGTTAGAGTAGATGTTAAAATGACTAGTCCATACAGACCAAAGATTTATCCAAAGACAACTCAACCATATCCATTTTATAACATGAGTGAGAGAAGAAGCTTGAGGACAGGAAGTGGAAGAGTGTGGTATGTAAACAAGTTTCAAGATGGAGTCATACAAGATAAAGTTGAACAAGTTAGTCTTATTGGAGGTACTGACTACACaaagtgttggtgtagaaaaTGTGAAGATTCAGACTCACCCAACAATGTGTGGTGGGAGTTTGTTGTGACCACAGCCAACCATGTGGTTTTTGATGACATTGAGGCCAACCACACGACTTTGAGATTGTTTTATGATAAAGATGAAAGTCCAGTGGTCATTGTTGATAAGGTCAGTGTTGTACTTGTAGACATTGATTATGACTGGTGTTTGTTGAAATGTGTGACATGTGACAGAAATGTAGGAACTAAACTGATGGAAATGgacacaaatttaaattatgtCATGAACAAAGTCTGGAACAAATACTGGGACTATAGACCTAAACACAAATTTACCTTTATAGTGTCACATCCTCATGGATGTTTTAAACAGGTCAGTGTTGGTCAATGGAAGGACAGACAACAGGTGAGTGAACGTAGATGTAAGTTGACTTATACAACTTGTACATGTCCAGGAAGTAGTGGAGCACATGTCCAGTGTCTGGGGTATGTAAACTGGACACAGTCTGTTCTTGTCCACAGTGGAAGTTCCAAGTCTGGATTCAATTACAGTGGAGTTGGTTAA